Proteins from a single region of Pseudodesulfovibrio portus:
- a CDS encoding YdbL family protein: MRNKILILVTVAACLLATAAFADSIKDRMADRAPAIVALKDQGLVGENNQGFLEIRSPQAQSDLVAAENKDRAAVYQAIAKKIGTTPDLVGQRRAGKLAEMAHPGNWLQAPDGSWYQK, from the coding sequence ATGCGCAATAAGATTCTCATTCTCGTAACCGTTGCGGCCTGCCTGCTGGCCACCGCAGCCTTTGCCGACTCCATCAAGGACCGCATGGCCGATCGCGCCCCGGCCATCGTCGCCCTCAAGGACCAGGGGCTGGTGGGCGAAAACAACCAGGGCTTCCTGGAAATCCGCAGCCCGCAGGCCCAATCCGACCTGGTGGCCGCCGAGAACAAGGACCGGGCAGCCGTGTACCAGGCCATCGCCAAGAAGATCGGCACCACGCCCGATCTGGTCGGACAGCGCCGGGCGGGCAAGCTCGCCGAGATGGCCCACCCCGGCAACTGGCTCCAGGCCCCCGACGGCAGCTGGTACCAGAAGTAA
- a CDS encoding intermembrane phospholipid transport protein YdbH family protein — MSASLGKKVLRWTALITPWVLALLLAAGWGLSVWTPRYLERLVPQLAADMGLPLTEFRIRDAGLFSADIGPVRLGGEDGMRLSNVHVTYTPASLKAGRVNSVELEGISLSCSWDGERFDLPVLGLLPRSEENAGPAELPELPLSEIIVRDSVLLCDIEGTRLSIPFSARLKPGESYGFEGTLRPRDQDISVTGTLGPTANDLSLELSTTGFRLGAVNDVLPLPVTGRLDLSLSAVLDLSQPDGLTADFTLAARDADLSALGIDLAHDAVVSARGRVAEKAIAFSLDPVSVAAPFPVTVSVAAGRASEDSLFAQFDVEGAGAEVGGRLEADRAGDDWDVALTAVNTDNMTVNASGRIIHLSGFTFSLSGLAGPDRADMVLDCSTRGAALGDTGFKSRGLRLTLPLKWPAPKHHTPGTLKLSGLRFKDRRLGAVAATVRQQGTDLAYGGTLYTDILPKLRVLFSGLASMTSRDATLKFSVDKYVLPAGFDPATLDKSLKGLTLSGTLGVDGAVRVDADGVESRAGATFTDGALAMSEGGTSMTGIRLAVESPDLLSMRTAPAQKLTFAALSAGNIQLTDGEIAFQLEPGPVVLVEEAGFKWAGGHVASRAFRIKAGADEYNLTLFCSNLKLSAILSQLGLAQAQGEAALSGELPVAWKKGKISFNSGFLHSTPGEGGVIQVEAMEDLVSSIPEGTPQRGQLELAREAVRDFEYKWVRIKADTVGEDLLVRLSVDGKPKSTLPFIYRREFGGFMRVTGDVKGSNFQGLRLDVNFSVPLDRILLYKDIMNMIE; from the coding sequence CGCTTCCCTTGGCAAAAAAGTCCTGAGATGGACCGCGCTGATCACACCCTGGGTGCTGGCCCTGCTGCTGGCCGCAGGATGGGGGCTGTCCGTGTGGACGCCCCGGTACCTGGAGAGGCTGGTGCCGCAGCTGGCGGCGGACATGGGGTTGCCGCTGACCGAGTTCCGCATCCGGGACGCGGGGCTGTTCTCGGCGGACATCGGGCCGGTGCGGCTCGGCGGCGAGGACGGGATGCGGCTGTCCAACGTGCACGTCACCTATACACCGGCCTCGCTCAAGGCGGGGCGGGTGAATTCCGTGGAACTGGAGGGCATATCCCTTTCCTGCTCCTGGGACGGCGAACGGTTCGACCTGCCGGTCCTCGGCCTGCTTCCCCGGTCCGAAGAAAACGCCGGGCCCGCCGAACTCCCCGAACTGCCCCTTAGCGAAATCATCGTCCGCGACTCCGTGCTCCTTTGCGACATTGAGGGGACCAGGCTCTCCATACCCTTCTCGGCGCGTCTCAAGCCGGGCGAATCCTACGGCTTCGAAGGCACGCTCAGGCCGCGCGACCAGGACATCTCGGTGACCGGCACCCTCGGGCCCACGGCCAACGACCTCTCCCTTGAGCTCTCCACCACGGGCTTCCGGCTGGGGGCCGTGAACGACGTCCTGCCCCTGCCGGTCACGGGCCGCCTGGACCTGTCCCTGAGTGCCGTGCTCGACCTGTCGCAACCCGACGGCCTGACCGCCGACTTCACCCTGGCCGCCCGCGACGCGGACCTGTCCGCCCTGGGCATCGACCTGGCCCACGACGCGGTTGTCAGCGCCAGGGGCCGGGTGGCGGAAAAGGCAATCGCCTTCTCCCTGGACCCGGTGTCCGTGGCCGCGCCGTTCCCGGTCACGGTATCCGTGGCCGCCGGTCGGGCGTCCGAGGACTCCCTCTTCGCCCAATTCGACGTCGAAGGGGCCGGTGCCGAGGTCGGCGGACGGCTGGAGGCGGACAGGGCGGGCGACGACTGGGACGTTGCCCTGACCGCCGTGAACACGGACAACATGACCGTCAACGCCAGCGGCCGCATCATCCACCTGTCGGGGTTCACCTTTTCCCTGTCCGGGCTGGCCGGGCCGGACCGCGCGGACATGGTGCTGGACTGCTCGACCCGGGGCGCGGCCCTCGGCGACACCGGCTTCAAGTCGCGCGGATTGCGGCTCACCCTGCCCCTCAAGTGGCCCGCCCCCAAACACCACACGCCCGGCACCCTCAAGCTGTCCGGCCTGCGCTTCAAGGACCGCAGGCTCGGCGCGGTGGCGGCCACGGTGCGCCAACAGGGAACGGACCTGGCATACGGCGGCACCCTGTACACCGACATCCTGCCCAAGCTCCGAGTCCTCTTCTCCGGCCTGGCCTCCATGACCAGCCGGGACGCCACGCTCAAATTTTCCGTGGACAAATACGTCCTGCCCGCCGGGTTCGACCCGGCCACCCTGGACAAAAGCCTCAAGGGGCTCACCCTGTCCGGCACGCTCGGAGTGGACGGGGCGGTCCGGGTGGACGCGGACGGCGTCGAGAGCCGCGCGGGAGCGACCTTCACCGACGGCGCGCTGGCCATGTCCGAAGGCGGGACCTCCATGACCGGCATCCGGCTGGCCGTGGAGTCACCCGACCTGCTGTCCATGCGCACCGCGCCCGCCCAGAAGCTGACCTTTGCCGCCCTGTCCGCCGGGAACATCCAGCTCACTGACGGCGAAATCGCCTTCCAGCTCGAACCGGGGCCGGTGGTCCTGGTGGAAGAGGCCGGGTTCAAATGGGCCGGGGGCCATGTAGCCAGCCGCGCCTTCCGGATCAAGGCCGGGGCCGACGAGTACAACCTGACCCTGTTCTGCTCCAACCTGAAGCTGTCGGCCATCCTGTCCCAGCTCGGATTGGCCCAAGCCCAGGGCGAGGCCGCCCTGTCCGGCGAGCTGCCCGTGGCCTGGAAGAAAGGGAAAATTTCGTTCAACAGCGGATTTTTGCACTCCACGCCGGGCGAGGGCGGGGTCATCCAGGTGGAAGCCATGGAGGATCTGGTGTCGTCCATTCCCGAGGGAACGCCCCAGCGCGGGCAGCTGGAACTGGCCCGCGAGGCGGTCCGCGACTTCGAGTACAAATGGGTACGCATCAAGGCGGACACCGTGGGAGAAGACCTGCTGGTGCGGCTTTCCGTGGACGGCAAGCCCAAGTCCACCCTGCCGTTCATCTACCGCAGGGAGTTCGGAGGGTTCATGCGCGTCACCGGCGACGTCAAGGGGTCCAACTTCCAGGGGTTGCGGTTGGACGTGAATTTCAGCGTACCGTTGGACCGCATTTTGCTGTATAAGGACATAATGAACATGATCGAGTAA